In a single window of the Methanobacterium alcaliphilum genome:
- a CDS encoding NosD domain-containing protein, with the protein MINKKYILMISFLVIFLSVSTVSAENITDDNLPLKDNYANNDTINGSFSLVTHTSYAKSDSRSVKEINITDSNYGEYFNVYTGEILSSADIIPGDTIRIGNVSDKAFTIDRKLILTAIGENDQITNGVIHLVSGSDGSTVTGLRIINDKTIFKVNGIECVTLHGIWLSNTDYNTISYNTVRVADAYKVFAMPMGYSSHNTIIYNNLVSTWSSCMPMGQCHYNNISNNYMQATNANLIYYNPYGHADYGGDPDCHNNYISNNYLYSIYASDAVIGMLFSYASHCNTTIINNTLVHMFNGIGITGDNATIKGNTLINMTSMALLIACSNVIASDNIITADHSDGGIGIGVQSSGLENIVVVNNTVNIKTGSYVGITIRGNSILVKNNIVNLLNYGEGIVVTGNNSQVINNHINTNVDVAINITGSNSTIQGNIIKTGSYGVYIKSIANQKVYFNSIINNTITSLLYGVYLKGTVYNTTISGNCINTNAPFGIYKDITDPYGDDSSDNIINDVIEDSTGIVVNDSNYSAYFDEDGYLKFKSFKNDIVIILTHLTNKNLYFDQKVKLTSNGLVSLLKNVKITLYSDAAGSIVQDLNFYNNNLNAIILVEGANNITILRNNITILADNNFTGSLSGISSYGLCEYVDITNNSIFINANQAYIYGINMVSYNFIGSMYASDFSKYFTISNNNIILIGNKLAEAIYTDSIIHSTIKNNVINIISGSYGYGISTANLIGSLFDLNITNNTIFVNARGMVYLIQLHMSRDVLLVNNSLWGVGSGVYGISAYKTDNVTIKSNFIRTIGGDLSLTDPGSFDVLGNGNAAVFLTANANKTNMLSNTFYTNAVKQLIFDKSYNTTLSCNSFVIDDENILNYFSSRLNGELLSGVVQSNDTLLLATLNHYCSLIFNVPLNLSSYLGNGIVNASFILKTGASYSNITGIVFNLTNNPALTLMDAFNVTVTNNTINISNIVESTITAISITLNSFSNQIKNNIINMDGLYALIGISISNRYQNRYGRSPKSNQIINNSISINSKYSATGVYVSMASDTLVLCNDIALASNSSYGVVTDSSLDYMGFSTIWTNNTQIINNTINARGLTVYLIKSLSAIANMVEGNLLLSNSSCSFGYIGFNCTNDSIKENNILLNGTGFNSNLAVIQAGIYYYGGASFNQVRDNHIISNYALGGEYAVFIDSNSFESNVVAGNYLISNNGYWVANNAVYALYDVVVNNTPYYVFVSPTGSDIMGNGTLNNPYSTIAYAISQAYNRAIIYLLNGTYHENGLVINKTLTIVPYEYGKVVLDGDKKQIFSILSMGDLTIMGLNLTNAYGENGSVFLNYGRLKIENSTLNHSTASRDGGCILNYGETILKNTVFSNNWGYVGGAVFNSGNLSIYNCSFLNNIASSGGAVFGTNSSYMIVYNSLFKCNAAITMGDVFLYNDTNLNTPAGLGGAISNSGPLYVYDSIFELNSALNGGAISISGKNYSTISGFDYWNGPGSDLYIINSLFKSNTAQNNGGAILGKIKNLFIFNSSFSGNEALTRGGALAATINNGTIMGSVFTRNLATTGGAIYIKGNLTILNSVISNNSAQYDGAVSYWGYSSYGHIQNLMTITNSTIEGNRALYQGGAFGFYEVNVNITNSNIVNNYAPSQSTFHTTGLRNSIYAMGNWWGSNKGPDDSVWNTDNTEFRNWLIQRVLWDVIASENTNGTNSGGGNFNSGSGYNSGNGGNSNPGSGTGSGIGFGIGTGSGLGVGTGSGIGNGDGTGSGFGSNSTNGTNGFSNGQSDVQYMSEQLQTVGSILTAAASSITSNSNPGGKSGGGSSGSSRIKKAYEIEEEKNSKQTESNNITAFIAVLLFLVLIFVGYLKNRKKSEF; encoded by the coding sequence TTGATTAATAAAAAGTATATTCTCATGATTTCGTTTTTAGTTATTTTTTTATCAGTTTCAACAGTAAGTGCTGAGAATATAACCGATGATAATTTGCCTTTAAAAGATAATTATGCTAATAATGATACAATTAATGGTAGTTTTAGTCTAGTTACGCATACTTCGTATGCAAAGAGTGATTCTCGCAGTGTTAAGGAGATTAATATTACTGATAGTAATTATGGAGAATATTTTAATGTTTATACTGGTGAAATCCTTTCTTCTGCAGACATTATTCCCGGCGATACAATAAGAATAGGCAATGTTTCTGATAAAGCATTTACCATTGATAGAAAACTCATTCTAACAGCGATTGGTGAAAATGACCAGATAACCAATGGTGTCATCCATTTAGTTAGTGGAAGTGATGGTTCCACAGTAACTGGACTTAGAATTATCAATGATAAAACTATTTTCAAAGTGAATGGCATTGAATGTGTGACTTTACATGGGATATGGCTTTCTAATACTGATTATAATACTATTTCATACAATACGGTTCGTGTTGCGGATGCTTATAAGGTTTTTGCTATGCCAATGGGATATTCCAGCCACAACACCATTATTTATAACAATCTAGTTAGTACATGGAGTAGCTGCATGCCCATGGGTCAATGTCACTACAACAATATATCCAACAATTACATGCAAGCCACTAATGCTAATTTAATTTATTACAACCCTTATGGACACGCAGATTATGGTGGAGATCCAGATTGCCATAACAATTACATATCCAATAACTACCTCTATTCTATCTACGCATCTGACGCGGTTATTGGTATGTTATTTAGCTATGCTTCTCATTGTAATACTACCATTATCAATAATACCTTAGTGCATATGTTCAATGGTATAGGTATAACGGGGGATAATGCTACAATCAAAGGAAATACTTTGATTAACATGACTAGTATGGCTCTGCTTATTGCCTGTTCCAATGTAATAGCCTCAGATAATATTATAACGGCAGATCACTCCGATGGAGGCATAGGTATTGGTGTTCAAAGCAGTGGTCTTGAAAACATAGTAGTAGTAAACAATACGGTTAATATAAAAACTGGATCATATGTGGGGATCACTATTAGGGGAAACTCTATCCTGGTAAAAAATAACATTGTAAATCTTCTAAATTATGGTGAAGGTATAGTGGTCACAGGGAATAATTCTCAAGTCATAAACAACCATATAAACACCAATGTTGATGTTGCTATAAATATAACTGGTTCTAATTCAACTATTCAGGGAAATATTATAAAAACTGGATCATATGGAGTTTATATTAAATCCATTGCCAATCAAAAGGTATATTTCAATTCAATTATCAATAACACCATCACCAGCTTGCTGTATGGTGTATATTTAAAAGGCACAGTTTACAATACGACTATCTCCGGCAACTGCATAAATACTAATGCTCCCTTTGGGATTTATAAAGATATAACTGATCCTTATGGGGATGATAGTTCAGATAATATAATTAACGATGTTATTGAGGATAGTACTGGTATAGTTGTCAATGATTCAAATTATTCTGCCTATTTTGATGAAGATGGATATCTTAAATTCAAGTCATTTAAAAATGATATAGTGATTATTTTAACCCATCTGACCAATAAAAACTTATATTTCGATCAAAAAGTGAAATTAACCAGCAATGGTCTGGTTTCTTTATTAAAAAACGTAAAAATTACTCTGTATTCTGATGCAGCAGGTTCAATAGTTCAAGACTTAAATTTTTATAATAATAATTTAAACGCCATAATTTTAGTTGAAGGTGCAAACAATATAACTATTCTTAGAAATAACATAACTATATTGGCGGATAATAATTTTACAGGGTCATTATCCGGTATTTCATCTTATGGGCTGTGTGAATATGTGGATATAACCAACAACAGTATATTTATTAATGCAAACCAGGCCTATATCTATGGAATAAATATGGTTTCTTATAATTTTATAGGCTCCATGTATGCTTCTGATTTTTCCAAATATTTCACCATATCTAATAACAACATTATTCTAATAGGAAATAAACTGGCAGAAGCTATTTACACGGATTCCATTATTCATAGTACTATAAAAAATAATGTAATTAATATTATAAGTGGCTCTTATGGTTATGGTATTTCCACCGCTAATTTAATTGGCTCTTTATTTGATTTGAATATAACTAACAACACCATATTTGTCAATGCTAGGGGAATGGTTTATTTAATTCAGCTGCACATGAGCCGTGATGTTTTATTAGTTAATAATTCGCTTTGGGGTGTAGGTAGTGGTGTTTACGGTATCAGTGCTTATAAAACTGATAATGTGACTATTAAATCTAATTTTATTCGTACTATTGGTGGTGATTTAAGCTTAACTGACCCGGGAAGTTTTGATGTATTAGGCAATGGTAATGCTGCTGTTTTTTTAACCGCTAATGCTAACAAAACTAACATGCTTTCAAATACGTTTTATACTAATGCTGTTAAACAGTTAATCTTTGATAAATCATATAATACTACACTAAGTTGTAATTCATTTGTTATTGATGATGAAAATATATTGAACTATTTCAGTAGCCGTTTAAATGGTGAACTCTTAAGTGGGGTTGTTCAAAGTAATGATACTTTATTGCTTGCCACTTTAAATCATTACTGCAGTTTAATTTTCAATGTTCCTCTGAATTTATCGTCTTATCTGGGCAATGGCATAGTAAATGCTAGTTTTATTCTAAAAACAGGTGCTTCTTACTCTAATATCACAGGAATAGTTTTTAATTTAACAAATAATCCTGCTTTAACTTTGATGGATGCATTTAATGTTACAGTAACAAATAACACTATAAATATTTCTAATATAGTTGAATCAACTATAACTGCTATTTCAATAACTCTTAATAGTTTTTCTAACCAGATTAAAAATAATATTATTAATATGGATGGGTTATATGCACTAATTGGTATCAGCATATCCAATCGTTATCAAAATAGGTACGGTCGAAGCCCTAAATCTAATCAGATTATAAATAATAGTATAAGTATAAATTCAAAATATTCTGCAACAGGTGTATATGTTTCCATGGCTTCAGACACATTAGTATTGTGTAATGACATTGCGCTGGCTTCCAATTCAAGTTATGGTGTGGTCACTGATTCTTCTTTGGATTATATGGGTTTCAGCACTATCTGGACCAACAATACTCAGATAATTAACAATACCATAAATGCCCGTGGACTAACTGTTTATTTGATAAAATCTTTAAGTGCCATTGCCAATATGGTCGAAGGCAATTTATTATTATCTAATTCTAGTTGTTCTTTTGGTTATATTGGTTTTAATTGTACTAATGATTCTATTAAAGAGAATAATATATTACTCAATGGCACAGGATTTAATAGTAATCTGGCTGTTATTCAAGCCGGCATTTATTATTATGGTGGAGCGTCCTTTAATCAGGTGAGAGATAATCACATAATTTCTAATTATGCTTTAGGTGGTGAATACGCAGTATTTATTGATAGTAACTCCTTTGAATCCAATGTGGTGGCGGGTAATTATTTAATTTCGAATAATGGCTATTGGGTGGCTAATAATGCAGTATATGCGTTATATGATGTGGTGGTTAATAATACTCCTTACTATGTTTTTGTATCTCCAACGGGAAGTGATATTATGGGTAACGGTACTTTAAATAATCCTTACTCTACTATTGCTTATGCTATATCTCAAGCATATAATCGGGCGATAATTTACCTTTTAAATGGAACATATCATGAAAATGGGTTGGTTATTAATAAAACACTCACAATTGTCCCGTATGAATATGGTAAAGTAGTTCTGGATGGCGATAAAAAACAGATTTTTTCTATTTTATCAATGGGTGATTTGACTATAATGGGGTTAAATTTAACCAATGCCTACGGTGAAAATGGATCAGTATTTTTAAATTACGGCAGGTTGAAAATTGAAAACTCGACACTAAACCACAGTACGGCTTCTCGTGATGGTGGATGTATACTTAATTATGGGGAAACAATTCTAAAGAACACAGTTTTCTCAAATAATTGGGGTTATGTTGGAGGAGCGGTGTTTAATAGTGGTAACTTGTCTATTTATAATTGTTCTTTCTTGAATAATATTGCTTCTAGTGGTGGTGCTGTATTCGGGACAAACTCGTCTTATATGATTGTATATAATTCTTTATTCAAGTGCAATGCTGCTATTACTATGGGGGACGTATTTTTATATAACGACACTAATTTGAATACTCCTGCGGGGTTGGGTGGGGCCATTTCAAATAGTGGGCCATTATATGTATATGACTCTATTTTTGAACTGAACTCTGCATTGAATGGTGGTGCGATTTCTATTTCGGGAAAAAATTATTCAACTATTTCTGGCTTTGATTATTGGAATGGGCCGGGGAGTGATTTGTATATTATAAATTCATTATTTAAAAGCAACACAGCTCAAAACAATGGTGGCGCTATATTGGGCAAAATTAAGAATTTATTTATATTCAATTCCAGTTTTTCTGGTAACGAAGCACTAACTCGTGGGGGGGCATTAGCAGCAACCATTAACAATGGTACTATTATGGGATCTGTTTTTACCCGGAATCTGGCAACTACTGGTGGGGCTATTTATATAAAAGGCAATTTAACTATTTTAAATTCAGTTATAAGTAACAATTCTGCCCAGTATGATGGCGCAGTTTCTTACTGGGGTTACAGTAGCTATGGCCACATTCAAAATTTAATGACAATTACCAATTCCACCATAGAGGGTAATCGGGCTCTCTACCAAGGTGGTGCATTTGGATTTTATGAGGTGAATGTTAATATCACGAATTCCAACATTGTCAACAATTATGCGCCCAGTCAATCAACTTTCCACACTACTGGTCTGAGAAACAGTATTTATGCCATGGGTAACTGGTGGGGATCTAACAAAGGTCCGGATGATTCCGTATGGAATACGGATAATACAGAGTTCAGAAATTGGTTGATTCAGAGGGTTCTTTGGGATGTTATTGCCAGTGAAAATACTAATGGAACAAATTCAGGAGGAGGTAATTTTAACTCTGGATCTGGATATAATTCGGGTAATGGTGGCAATTCTAACCCTGGATCTGGAACTGGTTCCGGAATAGGTTTTGGTATAGGTACGGGGTCTGGATTGGGTGTCGGAACTGGTTCAGGTATAGGTAATGGTGATGGAACAGGCTCAGGGTTTGGGTCTAATTCAACCAATGGAACTAATGGATTTAGTAATGGTCAATCTGATGTGCAATACATGAGTGAGCAATTACAGACTGTGGGTAGTATTTTAACTGCCGCAGCATCTTCCATAACATCTAATTCTAATCCTGGTGGGAAGTCTGGTGGTGGTTCGTCAGGATCATCTCGCATAAAAAAAGCCTATGAAATAGAAGAGGAAAAAAACTCCAAACAAACAGAATCAAATAATATAACTGCTTTCATAGCAGTTTTACTCTTCTTAGTACTTATATTCGTGGGATATCTAAAAAATCGAAAAAAATCAGAGTTTTAA
- a CDS encoding right-handed parallel beta-helix repeat-containing protein: MSKIIKIITFIILTLSFLSIGMISAANYGEDIYDSTILPEDDVNINSSILSDDNSSKQDYSKSTNISEIYVSINGNDETGNGTIENPYKSLKQAISKSINGSTIYMSYGTYSNLNNTKLTIDKTLIISAVGGPVVLDGAKKYNFFEVTSNGNLTIDGLTFTNGDDENNYASGALTNYGDLTVLNSTFKNNVGLRSGAILNYGHLTVYNTTFISNDGTNYGGAISNFKEAEIYNCTFTENLANIGSALLNNGNITIKYSNFYSNTVDGVNYDNTSNSITIFNSIFDNVSTLNLKNTDTHIYNSSFVNTKVSYAIHADCSEVYIIGSVFDNCKFAINAVNYSNLTIIYSCILGSMYSHNSTINADYNWWGTNKKKYDVNYWIIMTFNSEYEFIPSKTDSKVTVSLNKYTDGEKVFTLTSGIYLPTRHVIFETDNGLFSNSGGYLENKSFSTYYINNTEDTLIYAIIDNQRLRLVVGTGSTDYIIYVSNDGYDYDDGSEANPYKTLSQALKKALNGNTIRIFAGEYDGAFNSNLYITKNLTFTSFNGPVTIYRHTNNNIFIIADYGQLNLNDITLSAPEISYAAYLLNNSGMLVINNCTIANTRGSILSYGDLNVYNSVFSDITGYAIYGGDGKNLNIINSYFTRISTNFENTVVYWRDGSVNLINSTFINNSLYALLLPVWSSQAHPVAVINASNFINNSGGLIFSNYGEHNHIIDNCKFINNTGACVKGAKSIINSIFINNSANGGIISNGDSYNGYNLTISNSSFINNANDFNKDLEYFYSNGMIYNGGNLTVDHCIFEGNYAGYGGAIFNNGNLTVSYSVFVNNTGEYLANNVFNRIGTSYLSFNWWGSSSGPDNTDVYRFLGDVYIDNWVIMDMIMDDLTVIASLNKVTDIQGNIHVLDGILPSRKVFFNGTNTQLSPLEGVLINNSASSVVNPYLNKDFIVKATIDNQILDLNVKNNSTMITVNNEVFYGKGNTYKVILSNVNGYLIANQTLKFTIKNHNGTLENYTLITDGNGLATIVINNTVGVYSIHVSYNGNSYFEGCQSNATISILTSLTKIITYNETFYGKGNVLYATLYDLNGKGVAGQTVTFNISYGNESKIYQSVTDESGRVGISINFSKGIYDVKISFNGNDWYNPSIAISRFSISSINSTLSLETSELYGRGNAYVVKLRDDNGNVIQNETIKLIISQGNINDTFYVITDENGFAGLTINLFTGVYNIRADYGGDSLYGSSSATGVLTINRVDTTLISDAVILDSNQYNITLTDIYGRPLAGESINITLFSPGKYNKTYTVITDSEGVARLTTNLESGNYILLNNFYENNWYAAATSASALIISKNINVESSLNVTISNYSIIKGNNVTLTARISTVGNYSDVTVKFYLDNSLIGTAKAVNGTASLNYNAPSSLALGSHLLRVEATDGNCTSCVNSTLSLISNTTTLTKYVDLYISSVKRSGNNYYFTIKNKGNSASKKCHLKMWYSSTKYKIVSVPVISSGGSCTVKVIFFTYSTHKNKYKYAKINFNQKILESNYNNNQITVNKPDLYISSVKRSGNKYKFRIKNKGAAASSKCYLKVWYNSKRYKIVKVPVIVTGGYCTIMVNFYKYSTHKRYYKYALINYKEKSLESNYKNNQVKFK; this comes from the coding sequence ATGTCGAAAATAATAAAAATAATCACTTTTATCATTTTAACTTTATCATTTCTATCTATCGGGATGATAAGTGCTGCAAATTATGGGGAAGATATATATGATTCTACTATTTTACCTGAAGATGATGTAAATATCAATTCTTCTATATTATCAGATGATAACAGTTCAAAACAGGACTATTCTAAATCAACTAATATCTCTGAAATATATGTATCTATAAATGGCAATGATGAAACCGGTAATGGAACAATTGAAAATCCATATAAAAGTTTAAAACAAGCCATATCTAAATCAATAAACGGTTCCACTATTTACATGTCCTATGGTACATACAGTAATTTAAATAACACTAAATTAACTATAGATAAAACATTAATCATCTCGGCCGTGGGAGGGCCTGTTGTACTGGATGGGGCGAAAAAATACAACTTCTTTGAAGTCACATCAAATGGTAATTTAACCATTGATGGTTTAACTTTTACAAATGGTGATGATGAGAATAATTATGCTTCAGGAGCCCTTACGAATTATGGGGATTTGACTGTCCTTAATTCCACTTTTAAAAATAACGTTGGCCTACGATCTGGCGCGATTTTAAATTATGGCCACTTAACAGTTTACAATACTACTTTCATTTCTAATGACGGTACAAATTACGGTGGAGCAATATCCAACTTTAAAGAAGCAGAAATTTATAACTGCACATTCACAGAAAATTTAGCAAATATTGGCAGTGCATTACTGAATAATGGAAACATAACTATTAAATATTCTAATTTTTATTCTAATACAGTCGATGGGGTAAATTATGATAATACATCTAATTCCATAACTATTTTTAATTCAATTTTTGACAATGTATCCACATTAAACCTTAAAAATACCGATACCCACATATACAACTCTTCTTTTGTTAATACTAAAGTTAGCTATGCTATCCATGCAGATTGCAGTGAGGTGTATATAATTGGTTCAGTATTCGATAACTGCAAATTTGCCATTAATGCAGTTAACTATAGCAATCTAACGATAATCTATTCCTGTATTTTAGGATCGATGTATAGTCACAATTCAACCATAAATGCAGATTACAACTGGTGGGGAACCAATAAGAAAAAATATGATGTTAACTATTGGATAATAATGACTTTCAACTCCGAATATGAGTTTATACCATCTAAAACCGATTCAAAGGTCACGGTTTCGTTAAATAAATATACTGATGGTGAAAAAGTTTTTACTTTAACCTCGGGAATATATTTACCAACCAGACATGTGATTTTTGAGACGGATAATGGATTATTTTCAAATTCAGGCGGTTACCTTGAAAATAAATCATTTTCAACTTATTATATCAATAATACGGAAGATACTTTAATTTATGCCATAATAGACAACCAGCGGCTTCGCTTAGTTGTAGGTACAGGTTCTACGGATTATATTATCTACGTCTCTAATGATGGTTACGACTATGATGATGGATCTGAAGCTAATCCTTATAAAACCTTATCTCAAGCCCTTAAAAAAGCACTTAATGGTAATACCATCCGAATTTTTGCTGGTGAATATGATGGTGCATTTAATTCTAATTTATATATAACTAAAAACCTCACTTTCACCTCATTCAATGGGCCGGTGACCATTTATAGGCACACCAATAACAATATATTTATAATAGCTGATTACGGACAACTTAATTTGAATGATATCACTTTGTCAGCTCCAGAAATAAGTTATGCTGCATATCTTCTTAATAATTCAGGGATGTTGGTGATTAATAATTGTACAATTGCTAATACTCGGGGTTCAATTTTGTCTTATGGTGATTTAAATGTATATAATTCTGTTTTTTCAGATATAACCGGATATGCTATTTATGGTGGGGATGGCAAAAATTTGAATATCATCAATTCATATTTCACAAGAATATCTACAAATTTTGAAAATACGGTGGTCTACTGGAGGGACGGTTCTGTAAATTTAATTAATTCTACTTTTATCAATAACTCCCTATATGCACTACTTTTACCAGTATGGTCCTCGCAAGCGCATCCTGTGGCAGTAATCAATGCATCTAATTTTATCAATAACAGTGGGGGACTAATTTTTTCAAATTACGGGGAACACAATCATATAATTGATAATTGTAAATTCATAAACAATACCGGGGCTTGTGTTAAAGGAGCAAAAAGCATAATCAATTCAATTTTTATAAATAACAGCGCAAATGGGGGTATAATATCCAATGGTGATAGTTATAATGGATATAATCTGACTATTTCTAATTCCAGTTTTATCAATAATGCCAATGATTTTAACAAAGATCTGGAGTACTTTTACTCTAATGGGATGATATACAATGGGGGTAATTTAACAGTTGACCATTGTATTTTCGAGGGTAACTATGCAGGATATGGTGGCGCCATATTCAATAATGGAAATCTAACCGTTAGTTATTCCGTTTTTGTAAATAACACTGGTGAATACTTAGCTAATAATGTATTTAATCGGATTGGAACATCTTATTTGTCATTTAATTGGTGGGGTTCCAGTAGTGGCCCGGATAATACTGATGTTTACCGCTTTTTAGGGGATGTTTATATTGATAACTGGGTCATAATGGATATGATTATGGATGATCTCACAGTCATTGCATCTTTAAATAAAGTCACAGACATTCAGGGCAATATTCATGTTTTAGATGGAATTTTACCTTCTCGAAAAGTTTTTTTCAATGGAACTAATACTCAACTTTCACCATTAGAAGGAGTATTAATCAATAATTCTGCTTCATCTGTTGTTAATCCTTATCTGAACAAGGATTTCATTGTCAAGGCAACGATTGACAATCAAATTCTGGATTTAAATGTGAAAAATAACAGTACCATGATTACTGTTAATAATGAGGTATTCTATGGTAAAGGAAATACATACAAAGTAATTTTAAGCAATGTAAATGGTTATTTAATTGCTAATCAAACTCTTAAATTCACTATAAAAAACCATAATGGAACTTTGGAAAATTATACTTTAATTACGGATGGGAATGGTTTGGCCACTATTGTAATTAATAATACAGTGGGAGTCTACAGTATACATGTAAGTTATAATGGCAATTCTTATTTTGAAGGGTGCCAATCCAATGCCACTATATCTATTTTAACTTCCCTTACTAAAATAATAACTTACAATGAAACCTTTTATGGTAAAGGAAATGTTTTATACGCCACATTATATGATCTTAATGGTAAAGGAGTTGCTGGCCAAACAGTAACTTTCAATATATCTTATGGAAATGAATCTAAAATTTATCAAAGTGTTACTGATGAAAGTGGTAGAGTAGGAATTTCTATTAACTTTTCCAAAGGTATTTATGATGTTAAAATAAGTTTTAATGGAAACGATTGGTACAACCCTTCCATAGCAATCTCTAGATTTTCTATTTCTTCTATAAATTCCACTTTATCTCTGGAAACTAGTGAACTCTATGGGCGTGGAAATGCATATGTAGTGAAATTACGCGATGACAATGGCAATGTTATTCAAAATGAAACCATAAAGTTGATTATATCGCAGGGTAATATTAACGATACTTTCTATGTAATAACTGATGAAAATGGATTTGCTGGTTTAACTATTAATTTATTCACTGGAGTCTATAATATTCGTGCTGATTATGGTGGGGATAGTCTATATGGATCAAGTAGTGCTACTGGAGTTTTAACCATAAATAGGGTGGATACTACTTTGATATCGGATGCCGTTATTCTTGATAGCAATCAGTACAATATTACTTTAACTGATATTTATGGTAGGCCCCTAGCAGGTGAATCAATAAATATCACCCTTTTCAGCCCGGGAAAATATAATAAAACTTATACGGTTATAACAGACAGCGAGGGGGTAGCTCGTTTAACTACTAATCTTGAATCAGGTAATTATATATTGCTTAATAATTTCTATGAAAATAACTGGTATGCTGCAGCTACTTCAGCCAGTGCTTTAATTATCTCTAAAAATATTAATGTTGAAAGCTCATTAAATGTAACTATATCTAATTATTCAATTATTAAAGGCAATAATGTTACATTGACTGCAAGGATTTCAACTGTAGGTAATTATTCTGATGTGACAGTTAAATTTTATCTTGATAATTCCTTAATTGGAACAGCTAAAGCAGTGAATGGTACAGCATCATTAAATTACAATGCACCTTCTTCTCTGGCTCTGGGTTCTCATTTGCTGCGGGTGGAGGCCACTGATGGCAATTGCACATCATGTGTCAATTCAACACTATCTCTTATATCTAATACTACTACTTTGACTAAATATGTGGATCTGTATATTAGTTCCGTTAAAAGGTCAGGAAATAATTATTATTTCACAATCAAGAATAAAGGCAATTCTGCCTCAAAAAAATGTCATCTTAAAATGTGGTACTCATCAACTAAGTATAAGATAGTATCTGTCCCGGTTATATCGTCTGGTGGTTCATGCACAGTTAAAGTTATTTTCTTCACTTATTCCACACACAAGAATAAATATAAATATGCAAAAATAAATTTTAATCAAAAAATTCTAGAATCCAACTATAATAACAACCAAATCACAGTTAACAAACCTGATCTATATATTAGTAGTGTTAAAAGGTCAGGAAATAAATATAAATTTCGAATAAAGAATAAAGGCGCCGCTGCATCTTCAAAATGTTATTTGAAAGTTTGGTATAATTCTAAGAGGTATAAAATAGTTAAAGTACCAGTTATTGTAACTGGCGGATATTGCACTATTATGGTGAATTTCTATAAATATTCTACCCATAAAAGATACTACAAATATGCGTTAATTAACTACAAAGAAAAATCTTTGGAATCAAATTACAAAAACAATCAGGTAAAATTCAAATAG